The genomic DNA GCGAAAAAGAATGAGATAAAGGATTTTAAAGGGGGTATTTTGTATGTTAAAATTTCTGCACCACCAGTAAAAGGAAAGGCAAATAGAGAGTTATTAAAATTTTTAAAGAGAAAATTTGAGGTCAAAGATATAAAGATTGTATCCGGTGAAAAATCAAGATTGAAAACACTTGATATCCCTCTATCAGATGAGGAAATATTTAAGATTCTTCACATTTAAAGATAACAACAAATAAATCAATATCACTAAATTCATTGATGTTTCCCTTGCAAGG from Caldisericia bacterium includes the following:
- a CDS encoding YggU family protein, encoding MVKLLVKVIPNAKKNEIKDFKGGILYVKISAPPVKGKANRELLKFLKRKFEVKDIKIVSGEKSRLKTLDIPLSDEEIFKILHI